Proteins encoded by one window of Simiduia curdlanivorans:
- a CDS encoding Wadjet anti-phage system protein JetD domain-containing protein — MTDFPLVPIGCDAILTRLSRRARRLRVSENGEFSWLYVSHNDEKERIAWDFFYELQRLDFLELDKKSLKDGTEVADFRLTDLGKHEFDRYTGADVERKKSENWKQCLETLDLTRLTNVDALIEPLPRIPGVSDLELIQAHLACLDGLINTPYAFTLRSLSAQYFWGLSKYLERLGDKYLLAIYGDNLRKLAPRSILVNVCLAPKQQPWIFVENLDSFILLSELGAPFHVIYCEGFKLSSSRIRNRSSVSLSYSSTTSKEVLDDFERSWFDGGQEQTFFWGDLDFSGLSIFLALKKVFPELELWRPAYSVMLAALHRGHNWTCKGEQLAPSLTGNIFIDTVIVPEIMRSKRFLDQEWVSRTQLYEILFDPLKK; from the coding sequence ATGACTGATTTTCCTCTAGTTCCAATTGGTTGTGATGCCATACTGACTCGTCTTTCACGTCGAGCGCGGCGTTTAAGGGTATCTGAAAATGGCGAATTTTCTTGGCTGTATGTATCCCATAATGATGAGAAGGAGCGGATTGCCTGGGATTTTTTTTACGAACTGCAACGCTTAGATTTTTTGGAGCTGGACAAAAAATCCCTAAAAGATGGTACTGAAGTTGCCGATTTTCGACTTACTGACCTAGGGAAACATGAGTTTGACAGATATACCGGAGCTGATGTCGAAAGGAAAAAGTCTGAAAATTGGAAGCAATGTCTTGAAACGTTGGATTTGACTCGTTTAACCAATGTTGATGCCTTGATTGAGCCGCTTCCGCGAATACCCGGTGTTTCCGATTTGGAATTGATTCAGGCTCATTTGGCCTGTTTAGACGGGTTAATCAATACGCCTTATGCTTTTACCCTTAGATCCCTAAGCGCCCAGTATTTTTGGGGCCTCAGTAAATACTTAGAGCGTTTAGGTGATAAATATCTTTTGGCTATATACGGAGATAATTTACGGAAACTAGCGCCTAGATCTATCTTGGTGAATGTTTGTCTGGCTCCTAAGCAGCAGCCTTGGATTTTTGTTGAAAACCTAGATAGCTTTATTCTATTGTCTGAATTAGGTGCACCGTTTCATGTCATTTATTGTGAGGGGTTTAAACTATCTTCGAGTCGAATTAGAAATAGAAGCAGCGTTAGCCTAAGTTATTCTTCTACTACGTCTAAGGAAGTGCTGGATGATTTTGAAAGAAGTTGGTTCGATGGCGGGCAGGAACAGACATTTTTTTGGGGTGATTTGGATTTTTCAGGCTTGAGTATTTTCCTTGCGTTGAAAAAGGTTTTTCCTGAATTGGAGCTATGGAGGCCGGCTTATAGCGTTATGCTAGCCGCTTTACATCGTGGACATAATTGGACGTGCAAGGGCGAGCAGCTTGCCCCAAGCTTAACTGGAAATATATTTATTGATACAGTAATTGTGCCTGAAATAATGAGATCAAAGCGCTTTTTAGATCAAGAATGGGTTTCGAGAACCCAGCTTTACGAAATTTTGTTTGATCCTTTGAAAAAGTGA
- a CDS encoding polysaccharide lyase: MKKTPITTYLNYPLALIFCAFCTASQAQVIYSNGFENLPVGHASDKDIKSTWSSRYAKGPDEGRVNIIAAGHTGIAAKIKYPKNGNQSTPSGATWETDIGRSGDEMYMSYWVKFDQNFDFVKGGKLPGLAGSTDFPYGDNGFTTRLMWREGGKLEFYLHGYEVNNSSGAEPYRLLWDTAGYHAKVTPGQWHHIEIRQKLNTPGQRNGILQGWLDGQLVCNDSDNSGVRGAGHSNTKINHLYFSTFFGGSSAPESQWQPKTDVFASFDDFIVSTARIGINGKVIPQPDAGSGSGSGSNTDTCIALASNGAQHEVDLNKGNCVQFHENIAGKTLAVWDSDSNSSCDFRGNVISIDGTGLLNVPDNYEATNSMSGTQLKIEPTNSCKFLKIRAL, from the coding sequence ATGAAAAAAACACCTATTACAACCTACCTCAACTACCCTCTTGCACTGATTTTCTGTGCCTTTTGCACGGCATCTCAGGCGCAAGTGATCTATTCCAATGGCTTTGAGAATCTGCCAGTGGGCCATGCCAGCGATAAGGATATCAAAAGTACCTGGAGTTCCCGCTACGCCAAAGGGCCAGATGAAGGTCGAGTCAATATTATTGCCGCAGGTCATACAGGCATAGCGGCGAAAATAAAGTACCCAAAAAATGGCAATCAATCGACCCCAAGTGGCGCCACATGGGAAACGGATATAGGCCGTAGCGGCGACGAAATGTACATGTCCTACTGGGTAAAGTTCGACCAGAATTTTGACTTCGTAAAAGGCGGCAAGCTCCCAGGTTTAGCCGGCAGCACTGACTTTCCCTATGGCGATAACGGCTTCACCACTCGGCTCATGTGGCGTGAAGGCGGCAAGCTCGAATTTTATTTGCACGGCTACGAAGTTAACAACAGCAGCGGCGCAGAACCCTATCGTTTGTTATGGGACACGGCAGGCTATCATGCCAAGGTGACACCCGGTCAATGGCACCACATTGAAATTCGCCAAAAATTAAATACTCCGGGCCAGCGCAACGGCATCTTGCAAGGATGGCTGGATGGTCAACTGGTGTGTAACGACTCAGATAATTCCGGGGTACGCGGCGCTGGCCACAGCAACACCAAAATTAACCACCTCTACTTTTCAACTTTTTTCGGCGGCTCGAGCGCACCAGAAAGCCAATGGCAGCCAAAAACGGATGTATTTGCCAGCTTCGATGACTTTATCGTATCAACGGCGCGCATTGGCATTAACGGCAAGGTTATTCCGCAGCCAGATGCAGGTTCTGGCTCGGGCTCAGGCAGCAACACCGATACCTGTATTGCGTTAGCGAGCAATGGCGCTCAGCATGAGGTCGATCTCAATAAGGGCAACTGCGTTCAGTTTCATGAAAATATCGCAGGCAAAACCCTGGCCGTATGGGACAGCGACAGCAATAGTTCTTGTGATTTTAGAGGAAACGTAATTTCAATCGATGGCACCGGCCTGCTCAATGTGCCGGACAATTATGAAGCCACCAATAGCATGAGTGGCACCCAATTAAAAATTGAACCCACGAATAGTTGTAAATTTTTGAAGATTCGTGCGCTGTAA
- a CDS encoding HPF/RaiA family ribosome-associated protein, with the protein MKSAASIVYRDLESSPALNDTIQKKLDKLFRLSERLSVQRVVINAPHQHHHKGSQFEVSVEMTQGGKPLNISHSDDSVHLAVKSVFSSAERAVKEQGAKWRSKRHIDKHASAPATPEEDEHQVFEQAS; encoded by the coding sequence ATGAAGTCAGCTGCGAGCATTGTATACAGAGATTTAGAATCGTCACCGGCACTGAATGACACCATTCAGAAGAAACTCGATAAGCTATTTCGCCTGTCTGAGCGTTTAAGCGTACAACGCGTGGTTATAAACGCCCCTCATCAACATCACCACAAAGGCAGCCAGTTCGAAGTCAGCGTAGAGATGACCCAAGGCGGAAAACCTCTGAATATTAGTCACAGTGACGACAGTGTTCACCTAGCCGTAAAAAGCGTATTTAGCTCGGCCGAACGGGCGGTAAAAGAGCAAGGCGCCAAGTGGCGCAGCAAGCGCCATATCGATAAGCATGCAAGCGCACCAGCAACGCCCGAAGAAGACGAGCATCAGGTGTTTGAACAAGCCTCTTAG
- a CDS encoding Hsp20 family protein yields the protein MRNFDLAPLYRSAIGFDRLAGVLDSLSRTEQNQPSYPPYNIELTGEDQYRITMAVAGFDDDEISINVDQNKLTVSGQKGTEDKQKQYLHQGIAERNFERRFQLADYVRVENANLANGLLHIELRRELPEAMKPRTIAINGVKPKHIAAA from the coding sequence ATGCGTAATTTTGACCTAGCTCCACTCTACCGCTCTGCCATAGGTTTCGATCGTCTCGCTGGTGTGCTTGACTCTCTGTCGCGCACTGAACAGAACCAGCCGAGCTACCCGCCTTACAATATTGAACTCACCGGCGAAGATCAATATCGTATCACCATGGCGGTGGCAGGCTTTGATGACGATGAAATTTCCATCAATGTCGATCAAAATAAATTAACCGTGTCCGGTCAAAAAGGTACCGAAGATAAACAGAAGCAATACTTACATCAAGGTATTGCCGAGCGTAATTTCGAGCGTCGTTTTCAGCTGGCTGATTACGTTCGGGTGGAAAATGCCAATTTGGCAAACGGTTTATTGCACATTGAATTGCGTAGAGAATTACCGGAGGCGATGAAGCCACGCACTATCGCAATTAATGGTGTAAAACCTAAGCACATAGCCGCTGCATAA
- a CDS encoding class I SAM-dependent methyltransferase yields the protein MNFLRRLADPLVARMPAASVGLDVGCGPGPVLQSWLQAQGFEVAVYDKFYARDEVVLQKKYDFVSATEVVEHFRQPGFSLLALWQLLKPGGYLALMTKRVIDCDAFSRWHYKNDLTHVSFFSDESFNWLAARLNAQLEFIGKDVVFLQKPRLHGAE from the coding sequence TTGAATTTTTTAAGGCGCTTGGCCGATCCGTTGGTGGCGCGAATGCCGGCGGCGAGTGTTGGTTTGGATGTCGGTTGCGGGCCTGGCCCGGTGTTGCAATCCTGGTTGCAAGCCCAAGGCTTTGAGGTGGCGGTATATGATAAGTTTTATGCCCGCGACGAGGTGGTATTGCAAAAAAAGTACGATTTTGTCAGTGCCACTGAAGTGGTGGAGCATTTTCGGCAGCCAGGCTTTAGCTTATTGGCATTGTGGCAATTACTAAAGCCCGGTGGTTATTTGGCGCTGATGACCAAGCGCGTAATAGATTGCGACGCTTTTTCTCGATGGCACTATAAAAACGACTTAACCCATGTGAGTTTCTTTTCCGATGAAAGTTTCAACTGGCTAGCTGCCAGACTGAATGCGCAGCTAGAGTTTATTGGAAAAGATGTGGTGTTTTTGCAAAAGCCGCGGTTACACGGCGCTGAATAA
- a CDS encoding GlxA family transcriptional regulator, whose product MHQIAFVLCEHMLATSTTLPIEMLKAAESAAVGQDRQVKRLAINTVAVEKTPVETRAGFQLMPEYDLTDVPKPDMIYIPSLWRNPRPIIRKNKALLDWLREQYVNGVIISAVGTGVCFLAEAGLLNDKAATTHWYYFDQFQKDYPLVQLKRQYFISQAGSLYCAASVNALADLTVHFIQRMYGKPVSLHVERHFSHEIRRSYETTSYFDGGTRHHPDEEIMQAQMWLQDNYGREIKLSLVAERFDMSVRTFNRRFKSATGQSPLQYLQEIRIETAKDLLKTSNLSISEVAFKVGYHDMGHFTGLFKKLLATTPSDYRSTVRAKLFSAV is encoded by the coding sequence ATGCATCAAATTGCCTTTGTACTCTGTGAGCACATGCTTGCCACCAGTACGACACTCCCCATTGAAATGCTCAAAGCCGCAGAAAGTGCTGCGGTTGGGCAAGACCGGCAAGTAAAGCGCCTCGCTATTAACACCGTCGCGGTTGAAAAAACGCCCGTGGAAACACGAGCCGGCTTCCAGCTTATGCCTGAGTACGATCTCACCGACGTACCGAAGCCGGACATGATTTATATCCCCAGCCTCTGGCGCAACCCCCGCCCTATCATTCGCAAAAACAAAGCGCTGCTAGACTGGCTGCGCGAGCAATATGTAAATGGCGTTATCATCAGCGCCGTTGGCACGGGCGTCTGCTTTTTAGCGGAGGCCGGATTGTTAAACGATAAAGCGGCAACTACCCACTGGTATTACTTCGACCAATTCCAAAAGGACTACCCCTTGGTGCAACTAAAGCGCCAATACTTTATCTCCCAAGCCGGTAGCCTATACTGCGCCGCCAGTGTTAACGCCCTCGCAGATTTAACCGTGCATTTTATCCAGCGCATGTACGGCAAACCAGTTTCACTGCACGTCGAAAGACATTTCTCCCACGAAATTCGTCGCTCCTATGAAACCACGAGTTATTTCGACGGTGGCACCCGCCACCACCCAGATGAAGAAATTATGCAGGCTCAAATGTGGCTGCAAGACAATTACGGGCGAGAAATAAAACTCAGCTTAGTAGCCGAGCGCTTCGATATGAGTGTGCGTACATTTAACCGCCGCTTTAAATCCGCGACGGGCCAATCACCGCTGCAATACCTGCAAGAAATTCGCATAGAAACGGCTAAGGATTTGTTAAAAACCAGCAACCTCTCCATTAGTGAAGTGGCATTCAAAGTGGGTTATCACGACATGGGCCATTTTACCGGGCTATTCAAAAAACTGTTGGCGACAACCCCCAGCGATTACCGCTCTACGGTACGGGCAAAATTATTCAGCGCCGTGTAA
- a CDS encoding beta-ketoacyl synthase, which yields MVRLPVIVGFGGFSAAGRSSSHHAYRRTVIDSLDASSRNQTLLGLAAMMKLVRFDQASGLWLDLAAGVDQLLSEQAVLDKYTQAALDGSLIRRIEPQYFDVDAVEWHKSVALSPESSHATFLSRERDLPEPLPACWQVSPVDGEPGRVKVTITDILEAKVDSLREMPVKAAGQLPSGYDPADHYNARFHPRALQMAIVGASDAVHSLGIAWEKVVAAVRPDEIGVYASNAMSQLDENGFGGMLQQRLKGGRVSAKQCPLGLNTMPADFINAYVLGSVGHTGAIVGACATFLYNLQAAINDITAGRRRVAVVGNAEAPLLPEVMDGYGAMGALASDENLRKLDGLSPEQEPNHRRASRPFGDNAGFTIAESTQYVILMDDALALELGADIHGAATDVFINADGFKKSISAPGPGNYITMAKAVASAIDLLGAERVQKHSFIQAHGSSTPANRVTESEIFDRLAGVFGIEQWPVTAVKAYVGHSLAPASADQLVSTLGVFKYGFIPGVKTIDRVADDVHQQHLLIPTHDLDQRSHAMDIAFLNSKGFGGNNATATILSPNLVNDMLAKRHGQQAFAAYELKRAETRLAANAYDERATKAQFDTIYKFGEGMIDEAELGISTTSLSVPGFAQAVNLVVPSGFKDMV from the coding sequence ATGGTTAGGTTACCCGTTATTGTAGGGTTTGGTGGTTTTAGTGCGGCGGGTAGAAGTTCCTCGCACCACGCCTATCGCCGCACAGTCATCGACAGTTTAGACGCCAGCTCGCGCAATCAAACCCTGCTTGGTTTGGCGGCGATGATGAAGTTAGTCCGGTTCGATCAAGCAAGCGGCCTGTGGCTGGACTTGGCCGCCGGCGTGGATCAGCTGCTGAGCGAGCAGGCGGTGTTAGACAAGTACACCCAAGCGGCCTTGGATGGCAGCCTGATTCGTCGAATTGAGCCTCAATATTTCGATGTGGATGCGGTGGAGTGGCACAAAAGTGTCGCTTTATCACCTGAGTCTAGCCATGCCACCTTTCTTTCTCGCGAGCGTGATCTACCTGAGCCACTGCCGGCCTGTTGGCAGGTCTCTCCCGTGGATGGCGAGCCGGGCCGAGTCAAAGTTACCATTACCGACATTTTAGAAGCCAAGGTGGATAGTTTGCGTGAGATGCCGGTGAAAGCTGCGGGCCAGTTGCCCAGCGGTTACGACCCAGCCGATCACTACAATGCCCGTTTCCACCCACGTGCATTACAGATGGCTATTGTTGGCGCCTCCGATGCTGTGCACTCCCTGGGTATCGCTTGGGAAAAGGTAGTTGCTGCCGTAAGGCCGGACGAAATTGGCGTTTACGCGAGCAATGCCATGAGCCAGCTCGATGAAAACGGTTTTGGCGGCATGCTGCAACAGCGCTTAAAGGGCGGAAGAGTTAGCGCCAAGCAGTGCCCGCTCGGGTTGAACACCATGCCAGCGGATTTTATCAACGCCTATGTACTGGGTAGCGTTGGCCACACCGGCGCAATCGTGGGTGCCTGTGCGACCTTTTTATATAACTTGCAGGCCGCGATAAACGACATCACGGCCGGGCGTCGCCGCGTTGCTGTGGTGGGTAATGCCGAGGCGCCACTCTTGCCCGAGGTCATGGACGGTTATGGCGCCATGGGTGCTCTGGCCAGCGATGAAAACTTGCGCAAGTTGGATGGTTTAAGTCCAGAGCAGGAACCCAACCACCGCCGCGCTAGCCGTCCCTTCGGCGACAATGCCGGCTTTACTATCGCCGAGTCTACCCAGTATGTGATTTTAATGGATGACGCTCTGGCGCTTGAGCTGGGTGCCGATATTCACGGTGCCGCCACCGATGTGTTTATCAACGCCGACGGCTTCAAAAAGTCAATTTCGGCACCCGGCCCAGGCAACTACATCACCATGGCCAAAGCAGTCGCCAGCGCGATCGATTTGTTGGGCGCCGAGCGGGTGCAAAAGCATTCATTCATTCAGGCGCATGGTTCCAGCACGCCGGCCAATCGAGTTACGGAAAGTGAAATCTTCGATCGCTTAGCGGGGGTGTTTGGCATCGAGCAGTGGCCGGTGACGGCGGTTAAAGCGTATGTGGGTCACTCCTTGGCGCCGGCCAGTGCCGATCAACTGGTGTCTACGCTAGGTGTGTTTAAGTATGGCTTCATTCCCGGCGTTAAAACCATCGATAGGGTGGCTGACGATGTGCACCAGCAGCACTTGCTGATTCCCACTCACGATTTAGATCAGCGCAGCCACGCCATGGATATCGCCTTCTTAAACTCCAAAGGTTTTGGTGGCAACAATGCCACGGCCACTATTTTGTCGCCCAATTTGGTCAACGACATGTTGGCTAAGCGCCATGGCCAACAAGCCTTTGCCGCCTATGAGCTCAAGCGTGCCGAAACTCGTTTGGCCGCGAATGCCTACGATGAACGCGCTACCAAAGCACAGTTCGATACAATTTATAAATTCGGCGAGGGTATGATTGACGAGGCAGAGCTCGGTATCAGCACCACGTCGCTTTCGGTTCCGGGCTTCGCCCAAGCGGTTAATTTAGTTGTGCCGAGTGGCTTTAAGGACATGGTATAG
- a CDS encoding TIGR04219 family outer membrane beta-barrel protein, producing the protein MTYAKSLTAALFLSLSAGTAVADTAGVHMGFGLWQADPDGSLYGYSMDELNYKKSDNNFFYAAIEHPIPLLPNIRLQYNELETKGSSTLITVPATSRTRLNHTDAVAYYELLDNWISFDLGLGLRRYDGASEVVLGGTQVNQDNSDAYLPTLYADANFDLPFTGLSVGGNFQGGSFDDTEFTEYSLRLSYMYDAIPDVGAELGYKRHNLSRLNGFDIDADFAGPYLSLKLSF; encoded by the coding sequence ATGACCTATGCAAAATCACTGACAGCCGCATTATTTTTGAGCTTGAGCGCCGGCACCGCGGTGGCCGATACCGCGGGTGTTCACATGGGCTTTGGCCTCTGGCAGGCAGACCCAGATGGCAGCCTCTATGGCTACTCTATGGATGAGCTCAACTACAAAAAATCGGATAATAATTTTTTCTACGCGGCGATTGAACATCCAATTCCACTGCTGCCAAACATTCGTTTGCAATACAACGAACTCGAAACAAAAGGCAGCAGCACGCTTATTACCGTACCGGCCACCAGCCGCACCAGACTCAACCACACGGATGCAGTGGCCTACTACGAGCTACTCGATAATTGGATCAGCTTCGATTTAGGCTTAGGCCTGCGTCGCTACGACGGCGCCTCGGAAGTTGTACTAGGCGGCACTCAGGTAAATCAAGATAACTCCGACGCTTATTTGCCAACCCTTTATGCCGACGCGAACTTCGACCTGCCCTTTACCGGCCTGTCAGTCGGTGGCAACTTCCAAGGTGGCAGCTTCGACGATACTGAGTTTACCGAGTACAGCTTGCGCCTATCCTACATGTACGATGCCATCCCAGACGTGGGCGCGGAGCTTGGCTACAAGCGCCACAACTTATCGCGCCTAAACGGTTTTGACATAGATGCCGATTTTGCTGGCCCCTACCTATCGTTGAAATTATCTTTCTAA
- a CDS encoding LysR family transcriptional regulator has protein sequence MDTQSLEAFCAVAECNSFSEAATKLFLTQPAVSKRVANLESQLNCRLFDRIGKRVQLTQAGLLLQPKAQHILQALADSKRLLAELGNQVSGKLYLATSHHIGLHRLPPLLKSFSQRYPEVELVLQFLDSERAYQEVLQGKHDLAIVTLEPVDHQQVARDIWWTDDLLFVCAKDHALAQLNSLSLDQLSDVPAILPSPNTHTTQVIQRLFDDAGARLNVSMTTQSLDTIKMMTSIGLGWSLLPKTLMSKELMQLAPKVDGTPLQINRQLGCIHHPQRSLSNAALAFIKLCKTQIA, from the coding sequence ATGGATACCCAAAGCCTTGAAGCCTTTTGCGCCGTCGCCGAGTGCAACTCCTTCTCCGAGGCGGCCACCAAACTCTTCCTGACCCAGCCAGCGGTAAGCAAGCGGGTTGCCAATCTCGAAAGCCAGCTCAATTGCCGCTTGTTCGACCGCATCGGCAAACGGGTGCAACTTACCCAAGCAGGCCTTTTACTACAACCCAAGGCACAACACATTCTGCAGGCCCTCGCAGACAGCAAGCGCCTGCTGGCCGAGCTAGGCAATCAGGTCAGCGGGAAATTATATCTGGCCACTAGCCATCACATAGGCCTACACCGCCTGCCGCCTCTACTAAAAAGTTTTTCCCAGCGCTACCCAGAGGTCGAGTTAGTGCTGCAGTTTTTAGATTCGGAGCGCGCCTACCAGGAAGTGTTACAAGGCAAGCACGATCTCGCCATCGTTACCCTTGAGCCAGTAGATCACCAGCAGGTGGCACGCGATATTTGGTGGACCGACGACCTACTCTTCGTTTGCGCCAAAGACCATGCGCTGGCGCAACTGAACAGCTTGAGCTTGGATCAACTAAGCGACGTACCGGCCATCCTGCCCAGCCCCAATACCCATACCACCCAAGTTATTCAACGCTTATTTGACGACGCCGGCGCTCGGCTCAACGTCAGCATGACCACCCAATCCTTAGACACCATTAAAATGATGACCAGCATCGGACTGGGCTGGAGCCTGCTGCCCAAAACCCTTATGTCAAAGGAGTTGATGCAGTTAGCACCTAAGGTAGATGGCACGCCTTTGCAGATTAACCGCCAGCTCGGCTGCATTCATCACCCACAACGCAGTTTAAGCAACGCCGCACTGGCATTTATTAAGTTGTGTAAAACGCAAATTGCGTAA
- the leuC gene encoding 3-isopropylmalate dehydratase large subunit produces MVAKTLYDKLWDAHLVKQRDDGSALIYIDRHIIHEVTTPQAFEGLRLAGRKPWRVDSILATPDHNVPTTQKERAEGVAGIEDPVSKIQVQTLDDNCDEFGIVEFKINDSRQGIVHVIGPESGACLPGMTVVCGDSHTATNGALGALAHGIGTSEVEHVMATQCLVAKKMNNMLVQVDGRLGDGVTAKDVVLAIIAEIGTAGGTGYAIEFAGEVFRAMSMEGRMTVCNMAIEAGARAGMVAVDQITLDYVEGRTYAPKGENWHKAKADWANLHSDAGAHFDKVVHIDGSTIAPQVSWGTSPEMVLPVGANVPDPAAEPDLTKREGMERALKYMGLTAGQPITSIKVDRVFIGSCTNSRIEDIRAAAAVVKGRKVAASVKQAMVVPGSGVVKAQAEAEGLDKILMAAGVEWREPGCSMCLAMNADKLGNGEHCASTSNRNFEGRQGYGGRTHLVSPAMAAAAAIAGHFVDVRDF; encoded by the coding sequence ATGGTAGCCAAGACTCTGTACGACAAATTGTGGGATGCCCACTTAGTAAAACAGCGCGACGATGGTTCGGCGCTGATTTATATCGACCGCCACATTATTCACGAGGTCACCACGCCTCAGGCCTTCGAAGGGCTGCGTTTGGCGGGCCGTAAACCTTGGCGAGTGGATTCGATTCTGGCAACGCCAGATCACAATGTGCCCACCACGCAAAAAGAGCGTGCCGAAGGTGTGGCCGGCATCGAAGATCCAGTGTCCAAAATTCAGGTGCAAACACTGGATGACAACTGCGATGAGTTTGGCATAGTGGAGTTCAAAATTAACGACAGTCGCCAAGGCATTGTGCATGTGATTGGGCCTGAGTCTGGCGCCTGCCTGCCGGGTATGACCGTGGTCTGTGGCGATTCGCACACCGCAACCAATGGTGCCTTGGGCGCCTTGGCCCACGGCATCGGCACCAGCGAGGTTGAACATGTGATGGCAACCCAGTGTTTGGTGGCGAAAAAAATGAACAACATGCTGGTGCAGGTCGACGGTCGCCTAGGCGATGGTGTCACCGCGAAAGATGTCGTGTTGGCCATCATCGCAGAAATTGGCACCGCCGGTGGCACCGGTTATGCCATCGAATTTGCCGGCGAAGTGTTTCGCGCCATGTCTATGGAAGGCCGCATGACCGTGTGCAACATGGCGATTGAAGCGGGTGCCCGAGCCGGTATGGTGGCTGTAGATCAAATTACCCTAGATTACGTGGAAGGCCGCACCTACGCGCCCAAAGGTGAGAACTGGCACAAAGCTAAAGCTGACTGGGCCAATTTACACAGTGATGCGGGCGCCCATTTCGACAAGGTGGTTCATATCGATGGCAGCACCATTGCGCCGCAGGTGAGCTGGGGTACATCGCCTGAAATGGTATTGCCCGTTGGCGCCAATGTGCCAGACCCGGCCGCCGAGCCGGATCTGACCAAGCGCGAGGGTATGGAGCGGGCGCTGAAATACATGGGCTTAACCGCCGGGCAGCCCATTACCAGCATTAAGGTGGATCGCGTCTTTATTGGTTCTTGCACTAATTCGCGCATCGAAGATATTCGTGCCGCCGCTGCCGTTGTTAAAGGTAGGAAAGTGGCGGCTTCGGTGAAGCAGGCCATGGTGGTGCCGGGTTCTGGTGTGGTTAAGGCTCAGGCCGAGGCCGAGGGCTTGGATAAAATTTTAATGGCTGCCGGGGTCGAGTGGCGCGAGCCTGGTTGCTCGATGTGTCTGGCCATGAACGCCGATAAACTGGGCAATGGCGAGCATTGCGCGTCTACCTCAAACCGAAATTTTGAGGGCCGCCAAGGCTACGGCGGGCGCACCCATTTGGTGAGCCCAGCCATGGCCGCCGCGGCTGCCATTGCCGGTCATTTTGTTGATGTACGGGATTTTTAA
- the leuD gene encoding 3-isopropylmalate dehydratase small subunit, with product MKAFTTVSGVVAPMDRANVDTDMIIPKQFLKSIKRSGFGKNLFDELRYLDEGLPDQDSSHRPLNPDFALNQARYQGASILLARKNFGCGSSREHAPWALDDYGFRAVIAPSYADIFYNNCFKNGLLPIVLTEAEVDALFAKLQAEEGFSLEIDLASQQVRSADGAVYRFEVDEFRKHCLLNGLDDIGLTLQDADAINSYEAARRQSAPWLFDAIVPAK from the coding sequence ATGAAAGCTTTTACGACGGTAAGTGGTGTGGTGGCGCCGATGGATCGCGCTAATGTCGACACCGATATGATCATTCCCAAGCAGTTTTTGAAGTCCATCAAGCGCTCGGGTTTTGGTAAGAATTTATTTGATGAGTTGCGCTACTTAGATGAGGGCTTGCCAGATCAAGACAGCAGCCATCGCCCGCTCAATCCAGATTTCGCGCTTAATCAGGCGCGTTATCAAGGCGCTAGTATTTTGTTGGCGCGCAAGAACTTTGGCTGCGGCTCGAGCCGCGAACACGCGCCCTGGGCGCTGGATGACTACGGTTTTCGCGCCGTAATCGCCCCAAGTTATGCCGACATTTTTTATAACAACTGTTTTAAAAATGGCCTATTGCCCATCGTGTTGACCGAGGCCGAAGTGGATGCCTTGTTCGCAAAGTTGCAGGCGGAGGAAGGTTTTTCACTAGAAATTGATTTGGCCTCCCAGCAAGTTCGCAGCGCCGATGGTGCTGTTTACCGTTTCGAGGTGGATGAGTTTCGCAAGCACTGCTTGCTCAATGGCCTAGATGACATTGGTTTAACCTTGCAAGATGCCGATGCCATAAATAGCTATGAAGCCGCTCGTCGACAATCTGCGCCTTGGTTGTTTGACGCTATAGTGCCGGCAAAATAA